In the Butyricicoccus intestinisimiae genome, CCGAGCGGCTTGGTCATTCGAATATGTGTGCGTCCGCACGAGCACTTTTTGCGCGACAGAATGCAAATATCGCGGGTGCGATAGCGAATCATCGGGAATGCTTCCTTGGTCAGACAGGTGAATACCAGCTCACCGCGCTCGCCCTCCGGCAGAACCTCACCGGTGTTCGGGTCAATGACCTCTGCAATGAAGTGATCTTCATTGATATGCATGCCGTTCTGTTCCTCGCACTCGAAGGAGACACCCGGACCGGAAATTTCGGTCAGACCATAGATATCATACGCCTTGATGCCAAGCGTTTCTTCAATGTTGTGACGCATTTCTTCCGTCCATGCCTCTGCGCCGAAGATGCCGGCCTTGAGCTTGAGCTTATCACGCAATCCGCGCTCACTGACGCTCTCACCCAGATATGCGGCATACGACGGTGTGCAGCACAGAATGGTGGAACCGAGATCCATCATAAACTGCAGCTGACGTTCGGTATTGCCGGACGACATCGGCAGAGTCAGGCAGCCAACTTTATGAGCACCGCCATGTACACCAGCACCGCCGGTAAACAGACCATAGCCGTATGCAACGTGGCAGACATCCTCATTCGTGCCGCCTGCTGCTACAATCGCGCGCGCACAGCACTCTTCCCACAAATCAATATCATGCTGGGTGTAGAACGCAACCACGCGTCGACCAGTCGTGCCGCTGGTGGAGTGCATCCGCACGCAGTCCTTGAGCGGCTTTGCCAGCAGACCATACGGATACTGATCCTTCAGATCGTCCTTTGTGATAAACGGCAGCAGATGCAGATCTTCAATGCCGTGAATATCTTCCGGCTTAACGCCCGCTTCGTCCATCTTGTTGCGATAAAATTCTACGTTATCATATACATGCTTGACCTGTGCAACCAAACGCTCACTTTGCAGTGCCTGCAGCTGGTCAACCGGCATCGTCTCAATTTCCGGCTGGTAATACTTGCTCATCTTCCCATTAAACTCCTTGTTTTTACATGAAACCAGCCCTTCCCCATTCCTGCACTCCTTCCAAAAAGGCGAGAAAATGGCGACTTCGTTCTGATTTCTACAGAGAGACTGCCTGCTCTCCGATACAACTGCGACTCTCTGAGGGGCATTCCTCGTGCCCCTGCTCCGTGAGAGGGATTTCTCCTAAGATTTATCTGCTTACTCTACTCTTCCGAGGTGGAAAGCCTTTCTATTCAGCTCCAGGAACTTTGCCGGAACGCTTGCTTCCAGCGCGTCCAGCCAAGCCTGCTCGCTAATCTGGTCAAAATAGCGGGACAGTCTGCCCATCAGTGCAATATTGACCGCCTTGGCAGAGCCTGCTTCGGTTGCAATTGCCAGTGCGTCCATCGCATCGACCTTTGCGCCCAGCGCCTGCATTTTTTCTACCAGATCCGACGGGTACTCTGCCGCACCGGTAATAACCGGCATCGGGTCAATTTCCTGTGTATTGACAATGACGCGTCCGCCCGGCTTGAGATATTCCATCCAGCGAGCAGCTTCCAGCTTCTCAAACGAAACGATGAAATCCGCCTCGCCCTTATCAATAATCGGGGAATATACGTGATCGCCAAAGCGAACATAGGTTACAACGCTGCCGCCGCGCTGGCTCATGCCATGCACTTCGGAAACCTTGACATCATAATTCTGGTCGAGCAGCAGACGTCCGAGCAGCTTACTTGCCAGCAGGGAGCCCTGACCGCCGACACCTACAATCATTACATTTGTTGTCATGTTCGGCACCTCCTTACGCCTTCAGCGCGTCAAACGCACACATCTGCTGGCAGACACCACAGCCCACGCACAGGGTTGCGTCAACAACTGCCTTGCCGTTCTTGATGCTGATTGCCGGACAGCCCAGCTTCATGCAGCTGCGGCAGCCGCGGCAGGCATCATTGTCCACCTTGAGCGGCGGATTGTGCTTGACGTACTTGAGCAGTGCGCACGGACGGCGGCTGATGATAACAGACGGCTCCTGTGCTGCCAGCTCTTCCTTGAGAACGGTATCACACTGCTTGAGATCATACGGGTCAACCACACGGATGCGCGCAAAGCCCATCGCACGGCACAGAGATTCCAAATCAATCTTGCCGGCCGGATCGCCCTTGATGTTATAGCCCGTGGTCGGGTTCTGCTGATGGCCGGTCATGCCGGTGATGGAGTTATCCAGAATAATAACCGTCGAATTGCTCTGGTTATACGCAATGTTTGCCAAGCCGGTCATACCGGAGTGCATAAAGGTCGAGTCACCGATGACAGCAACCGTCTTGCCCTCGGATTCTTCGCCCAGTGCCTTGTTAAAACCATGAATGGAAGAAATCGAGGCGCCCATGCACAGCGTCATTTCGATGGCGTTGAGCGGAGCGACAGCGCCCAGCGTATAACATCCGATGTCACCGAGTACGGTGCACTTGTTCTTGGACAGTGTGTAGAACATGCCGCGGTGCGGACATCCGGCACACATAACCGGCGGGCGTGCCGGCATGGTCTCGTCCAGCTTCTTGCCTTCCGGAACCGACATGCCCAGCTTTTCTGCAATCAGATTCTGAGAGAACTCGTCCTCAATCGGCAGAACATCCTTGCCGGTTACGGTCAGACCCAGCTGCTTGCAGTGATTCTCAATAATCGGATCCAGCTCTTCAATGACAACCAGCTTGTCAACCTTTGCGGCAAAGTCGAGAATCAGCTTTTCCGGCAGCGGGTTAATCATACCCAGCTTGAGAATCGAAGCCTTTTCGCCAAATACTTCCTTTGCATACTGATAGCAGGTGCTGGAAGCGATGATACCAATCGAAGTATCGCCCCACTCGACGCGGTTGAACTCACAGTTTTCTGCGAAGGCAATCAGGTCGCGGGTGCGCTGCTCTACAATCGGATGACGCTTCTTCGCGTTGCCCGGCATCATAACGTACTTGCCGATGTTCTTTTCATACGGCTTTACCGGCGGCTCTACGCGCTCGCCCGGCTCTACGATGCTCTGGGAATGTGCCACGCGGGTGCACATCTTAATGATGACCGGCGTGTCGAACTGCTCAGACAGCTCAAACGCACGCATGGTAAACGCACGTGCTTCGGCGGAGTCGGACGGCTCCAGCATCGGAATCTTGGATGCAATCGCATGATGGCGGGAATCCTGCTCGTTCTGAGAGGAATGCATACCGGCATCGTCTGCGACAACGATAACCATACCGGCATTGACACCGGTGTACGAAACGGTGAACAGCGGATCCGCTGCTACGTTCAGGCCAACGTGCTTCATGCCGCAGAAGCTGCGCTTGCCTGCCAGACAGGCGCCGAATGCGACTTCCATGGCTACCTTCTCATTCGGTGCCCATTCGCAGTACATCTCATCATATTTTGCGGCTTCTTCGGTTACCTCGGTACTCGGTGTGCCCGGGTAGCTGGAAACGACCGCGCAGCCTGCTTCATACAGACCGCGGGCAACTGCCTTGTTGCCCAGCATAAGCTGTTTCATAAGTTAGGTTCCTTCCTTTGTATATACTTAGAGAGAGGAAATAAAAATTTCCCCTCTTACTTGTCCTCGTCCTCTTTTGCAATCTGTTCGGTCATGCTGCGCAGCACGCCGGTGCCGCCGGACAGCATGCGGCTGACGCGGCTGATGGTCGCGCTGCTCGCGCCGGTGCATCCGAGAATTTCATTATAAATTTTTCCCTCCGTCAGCAAAACCGCCACATCAAAGCGCTGCTCCATTGCACGCGCCTCGGATACCGTGCACAGATCTTCAAAGAACTGTCTGCACTCATCAACGTTTTTCAGCTTCAGGATGTTCTCATATAGAGCCATACTCGGCTTCTTGTGGTCTAATCTTGCCATGCGGCTTCCTCCCCTGCTGCTGCCGCAGACGACAGCTTGCTTGTGACGCTTTCAATAATCAGTTTAACACAATACTGCGCAACAGTAAATATTTTCCCGAAAAAACGGTCTCTGTTCGAGACAGAGACCGTTTTCTATTCCCATCTGTGCTCAGCCTTCGTTTTCTCTTGCCACCAGCTGTTCTACGCTGTACATCTGGCGCAGCTTGGGCTTTTCAATTTTGCCGGTTGGGTTGCGCGGAATGTCTGCAAAGATAATCTTGACCGGACGCTTATAGCGCGGCAGCTTCATGCAGTAGTCGCGGATTTCCTCTTCAGAGCAGGCAAAGCCTTCTTTTACCTCGATAATTGCCGCGGTAATCTCGCCGAGACGCTGATCCGGCATACCAATCACGGCAACGTCCTTAATGGCCGGATGCGCACGCAGGAAATCTTCAATCTGTACCGGATAAATGTTCTCGCCGCCGCTGATGATGACGTCCTTCTTACGGTCTACAAGGAAATAAAATCCGTCCTCATCCTGACGCGCCATATCTCCGGTAAACAGCCAGCCATCCTTGAGAGTTTCCGCTGTCGCTTCTTCGTTGCGGTAATAGCAGGTCATGACGCCCGGACCCTTGACGCACAGTTCGCCGACTTCTCCCTGCTGCACTTCCTTGCCGTCCTCATCGACAATCTTCGCTTTCCAGCCAAAGCCCGGCACGCCGATGGCGCCCACCTTGTCGATGTTTTCCACACCCAGATGCACACAGCCCGGGCCAATCGATTCACTCAAGCCATAGTTTGTATCGTACTGATGCTTCGGGAAGTATGCCTTCCAACGGCGAATCAAAGACGGCGGTACCGGCTGTGCACCAATGTGCATCAGTCTCCACTGATCCAATTCATAATCGGACAGCTTGAGATCTCCGCGATCCAGCGCATCCAGAATATCCTGTGCCCACGGCACAAGCAGCCACACAATGCTGCAATGCTCTTTGGAAACCGCTTCGAGAATATATTTCGGCTTGGTGCCCTTGAGCAAAACAGCCTTGCCGCCGGAAATCAAGCTGCCGAACCAATGCATCTTTGCGCCGGTATGATACAGCGGCGGAATGCACAGGAATACATCCTCCTTGGTTTGACCGTGATGATGCTGCTCCACGCGGGCTGCATGCATCAGCGATTCATGGTTGTGCAGAATGGCCTTCGGGAATCCCGTCGTGCCGGAGGAGAAATAAATCGCCGCATCGTCCTCATCGGTAATGTCGATGAGCGGTGCCTGACTCGAACAGTTTGCCGCCAGATGGGTGTAATCCTCCGCCCAGCTCGGACATCCGCCCTCGCCAAGATAGAACATCAGGCGATTGCGTCCCAACTCATCGGCAATCGGCTCCAGTCTGCCGATAAAATGATTGCCAAACACAATTGCGTTGACCTCTGCCAGCTCCGCACAATACTTGATTTCATCGGTATCATAACGGAAATTGAACGGCACCGCCAGCGCACCGGTCTTGAGAATGCCAAAATAAATCGGCAGCCATTCCAGACAGTTCATCAGCAAAATGGCAACTTTATCGCCCTTTTTGATGCCGCGGCTGAGCAGCAGATTGGCAAAGCGGTTTGCCTTCTCGTCAAACACATGCCACGTAATCTCTCTGCGGTAATCCGAAGCCGGTGTCGGCTCCATCAGATCAAATTCCTTCCATGTTACCCGTCGAATCTCTTTGATTTCCGGATTCAGCTCAACCAGTGCGACATCGTTGCCGTACAGCTTGCTGTTTTTTTCAAGTAAATCGGTAATTGGCATCGGGGATACCCTGTCCTTCCTCTAAAAAATCTCTACTCCGCGGGATTCTTTTCCCGTTTAAAGCGTAACTCTTTTACATATAAAAGTAACACAAACAAGGACAAATGTCAATTGCAAAAGCAAAAAAGCCCGCCAAATCCGGCGGGCTTTTGCTCAAAACAGCATCGTATCAGTCCGCTGCCGCGGTAATCTGCTGTGCCATCTCCAGCATTTGTGCGGTGGTCAGGCTGCCGTTCATCTGATACAGGCTATAGTGTACGTCGCCTGCCGTCCAGTTGATGCCATGATACTGTACGGTCTCTACGCCGTTGTCCGACGGACCGACATTGAATTCCACTTGTCCGGATGCCTCTTCCTTCCGGTCTTGTTCGGTCATCTGATAAGAGTCCGACACATATTTTTCAGTCTTTGTCGTCTCATAATAGGAAACTCCGTCCTTCTGTGCGGCACATCTGCCGGTTTCCTTCTCCTGAGCAGCGCCGCTGTCCTGCATGAGCGAGACGGTCTCGTCACCTTTTTGATAGTCAAATTCCAAAGACGCATACTTGTTGACGGTCTGCCCGTCCTCGTTTTGCTCCTGATTATGAACAATCACGCCGTCTTTGAATGCAAATCCATTATCAAAGCTCTGTAACAGAGCCGGTGTAAAACCGGCATCCCGCTGACACTGCTGCGCACTCGGCAGGCTGGTGTAGTCCGCCGATGCGGAGCATGTTGCAATGATCTGACTGATTGCCGTGCCGCCAAAGGCAAAGGCGGAACCGCCTACGACAACTGTTGCGGCAATGACAGTCGCAGCCATTCTCTTTTTCTTGTGTTTGAACATAGAAATCGAAACCTCCTTGTGTTCGTTTTCCTGTGCCATGCGCTGTGCGATGCGCGCCCGCATGTCGTCGGGCATATGCATGGCTCTCATGGTTTTGATATAGTCGTTCTTTCTCATATCCCTTCGCTCCCTTTCAGCTTCAGCTGTCCGCTTTCTTCCAGCTCAAACTTGAGCTTTTTTCGCCCATACTGCAATCGTTTGCGCACGGCTGCGGCAGAAATATGCAGCATATCTGCGATTTCCTCCGATGTGTATCCTTCGATATAATAGAGATACATCACGGTTTTCAGCTTTTGCGGCAGCCGCATGACTTCCTCCAAGACGTCAACCTGCTTCTCGTCTGCGCACAGGTTATAGGCATCTTCCAAGGAAACATAGGTGTGACGCAAATGAAAGCGGTGCATGTCTCGGCAGATATTTGCCGCCACGCGCAGAAGCCATGCTTTTCGGTGCTCCTCACTGTCAAACGCAGGGGCGCGCGTGATATATCGAATCATGGTTTCCGACACAGCATCCTCTGCGTCTGTCTGATTGCCCGCAAGGGTAAAGCAAAAGCGGAACAGCGTATCTGCATATCTGCGAAAAATCTGTTCTGCATCCTCACCCGTCGGCCGTCCGGAATGATTCTGCATGGTTCTCAGCCTCCTTTCACTATACACACGTTTCACACCGCGTTTGTGTGATAAAAGCAGAAAAAATTGCAAAAAAATCGGGAGCGTTGCCGCTCCCGCCTGTTCATTGTTATGTTTCGTCTATCGTTCCGTTTTTGACACGCGACAGTGAAAAAACTGCCCGCTGTCGCTTCCGAACCAAATCCATCACATATTCTACCAATCGTTCCGAGGCATCCGGATGCCCCAGCGCCCGAATGGTATCCTGCATGGTCTGCACCCGCACCGGATTGTTGAGCAGATAATACAGTACCTCATCCAACGGAAATGTCTTGGTGACAAGCATCGCCATGCCGTTGTTGAGCAAAAATTCCACGTTGCGTTCTTCCTGTCCCGGAATCGGATTCGCCAAAATCATCGGCAGTCCCTTTGCAATGGCTTCCGTGACCGTCAAGCCACCCGGCTTGGTAATGATGCAGTCCGCCGCACTCATCAGCACATCCACGTTGTCCACAAATCCCATCACACGAATGCTGCACACACCGGTATAGTCATCCAGAAAATTTTGCAAATGCTGATATGCCTTTTTATTGTTGCCGCACACGGCGAGAATTTGAAAATCTACGCCGGCATTGGTAATATGCTGCACGGTCTCCGCACAGTCTCCGTATCCCATGCTGCCACTCATGACGAGCAGTACCGGACGCTCGGCATCCAGTCCAAGCTGTCGGCGCGCCTCCGTCTTTTGTATGTGCTGATTGAATTTCGGATGAACCGGAATGCCAAACGGCAACAGCCGCTGCTCCGGAATGCCGCGCTTTACCGCGCTCTGGGTAATCAGCTCGCTCGCTATGACGAGTCCATCCATGTACAGCACATCCTCCCAATACGGATGGATGCAATAGTCGGTTGCGATGCCGATGCTCGGCGCTGTGACCATGCCGCGCTGCTTCATCTGGCTGACCAGATGCGCTGCGAGCACATGTGTGCACACAATCGCATCCGGCTCAAAGTTTTCCACAAACGATTCAAACCGGAAGGCGCCCAGCGTATTGACCAGCTTGACTATGTTCATCTTATTGAGTTTTTCTTTGGTTTGCGAGGTCTTATCGTAAAACAGCCGATACAGCTCCGGCGTATACTTGGAAGATAACAGGTAGCCTTTTGCCAACGCCTGCTGTATCATTTTGCTGATATATTCATACACATCGACAATCTCGACCTCTGCGCCCTTCTGTTCAAAAAGATCGGCCAGTGCTTTTGCTGTGGCATAGTGTCCATAGCCCGCTGTAACCGACAATAATAATATCTTCATGCGATTCCTCCACTTTATTGTTTTCATTGTACCTTATTCCCATCAGAAGTGCAACGTATAGCGGGCGAAATCCACTATTTTTACCGTATTGTAACCATTTTTCTGCATTCTGACTATTTATCTTCTACGGGATTTGTCATATAATATATACGATGTATTTTGTAAGACAAGTCGAAATATATTCTATGATCAGAAAAATCTGCGAATCCATCTTGTCATTTGGATTCCGCCATTTTAATTGGAGGCATTTGACTCATGTCTGACTTTTCTTTAAAGTCCTATGTAACAGACCATAAGACCATCCACCTCGTCGGCATCGGCGGCGTGTCCATGTCTGCCCTTGCCGAGCTGCTTTTACACCTCGGTGCAAAAGTAACCGGCTCTGACCGCACGGAAACCGACGTCACAGACAAACTGGCCAAGCTGGGCGCCAGCATTACATACGCACATCTGCCGGAAAACGTAGACAGCGCAGACCTCGTAATCCGCACCGCCGCTGTTCACGATGACAATCCGGAAATCGCGCACGCACGCGAGCTGGGCATTCCGGTTATGGAACGCGCACAGGCGTGGGGCAAGATTATGCTGGAGTACAAGCATGCCGTTTGTGTATCCGGCACCCACGGCAAGACCACAACCACTTCCATGCTGACGATGATTGGTATCGAATGCGGTTCTGACCCGACGGTCATGGTCGGCAGCAATCTGGATGCCATCGGCGGCACGCTGCGCATCGGCGCGCATGATTACTTCATCGCTGAGTCCTGTGAGTACACCAACTCCTTCCTCAGCTTCCACCCGACGGTTGCCGTTGTGCTCAATGTCGATGCAGACCATCTGGACTTCTTCAAGGACATTGATGATATCATTCATTCGTTCCACCGCTTCTGCGAGCTGGTTCCGGAAAACGGCGCCATTGTCGTCAACCACGACTCCGCCAACGCCATGAAGGCAGTTGCAGGCATCGACCGCACCTGTATCACGTTCGGCACCACACCGGAGGCAGATGTTTATCCGGAAAATGTCACCGACAACCACGGCTACTACAGCTTTGACGTCATGCACAAGGGCAAGCTGTTCACGCATGTCGATCTGTCCGTGCCGGGCCGTCACAACATGCTCAATGCGCTGGCTTCCTGTGCGGTATGTATTTTCATCGGTTTGGATCCGGAGAAATCCGCAGCAGGTCTCAAGAAGTTCACGGGTTCTTCCCGCCGCTTCCAGCTGACCGGCCATATGGCAAACGGTGCAACCGTCATTGATGACTATGCACATCATCCGACGGAGATGACGGCAACGCTCAAGACCGCCCGCGAGATGGATTTTGACCGCATCATCTGTGTTTTCCAGTCTCACACGTATTCCCGCACCAAGGCACTGCTTCCGCAGTTTGTCGAGGCGCTCAAGCTGTGCGACAAGGCGATTGTGGCAGACATCTATGCTGCCCGCGAAAAAAACACGTTTGGCATCAGCGGCAAGGACATTGCAGACCAGCTGGATGGCGGCGAATACTATCCGTCTTTCGAGCAGATTGAAGCGCGTGTCCGCGAAATTGCGCAGCCGAACGACCTCATCATCACGATGGGCGCCGGCAACATCAACGGCATCGGCCCAAAGCTGTGTGTTGACGCAAAG is a window encoding:
- the murC gene encoding UDP-N-acetylmuramate--L-alanine ligase, with the translated sequence MSDFSLKSYVTDHKTIHLVGIGGVSMSALAELLLHLGAKVTGSDRTETDVTDKLAKLGASITYAHLPENVDSADLVIRTAAVHDDNPEIAHARELGIPVMERAQAWGKIMLEYKHAVCVSGTHGKTTTTSMLTMIGIECGSDPTVMVGSNLDAIGGTLRIGAHDYFIAESCEYTNSFLSFHPTVAVVLNVDADHLDFFKDIDDIIHSFHRFCELVPENGAIVVNHDSANAMKAVAGIDRTCITFGTTPEADVYPENVTDNHGYYSFDVMHKGKLFTHVDLSVPGRHNMLNALASCAVCIFIGLDPEKSAAGLKKFTGSSRRFQLTGHMANGATVIDDYAHHPTEMTATLKTAREMDFDRIICVFQSHTYSRTKALLPQFVEALKLCDKAIVADIYAAREKNTFGISGKDIADQLDGGEYYPSFEQIEARVREIAQPNDLIITMGAGNINGIGPKLCVDAK
- a CDS encoding phenylacetate--CoA ligase family protein, with the protein product MSKYYQPEIETMPVDQLQALQSERLVAQVKHVYDNVEFYRNKMDEAGVKPEDIHGIEDLHLLPFITKDDLKDQYPYGLLAKPLKDCVRMHSTSGTTGRRVVAFYTQHDIDLWEECCARAIVAAGGTNEDVCHVAYGYGLFTGGAGVHGGAHKVGCLTLPMSSGNTERQLQFMMDLGSTILCCTPSYAAYLGESVSERGLRDKLKLKAGIFGAEAWTEEMRHNIEETLGIKAYDIYGLTEISGPGVSFECEEQNGMHINEDHFIAEVIDPNTGEVLPEGERGELVFTCLTKEAFPMIRYRTRDICILSRKKCSCGRTHIRMTKPLGRSDDMMVVKGVNVFPSQIETVLLNEGYPANYELIVDRVNNSDTIEVNVEMSLDMFNDLKVSDAEREKKLVAALKVMLGIKVDVKLLPPKSIARSEGKAVRIIDKRNLFKN
- a CDS encoding RNA polymerase sigma factor, yielding MQNHSGRPTGEDAEQIFRRYADTLFRFCFTLAGNQTDAEDAVSETMIRYITRAPAFDSEEHRKAWLLRVAANICRDMHRFHLRHTYVSLEDAYNLCADEKQVDVLEEVMRLPQKLKTVMYLYYIEGYTSEEIADMLHISAAAVRKRLQYGRKKLKFELEESGQLKLKGSEGI
- a CDS encoding indolepyruvate oxidoreductase subunit beta, which produces MTTNVMIVGVGGQGSLLASKLLGRLLLDQNYDVKVSEVHGMSQRGGSVVTYVRFGDHVYSPIIDKGEADFIVSFEKLEAARWMEYLKPGGRVIVNTQEIDPMPVITGAAEYPSDLVEKMQALGAKVDAMDALAIATEAGSAKAVNIALMGRLSRYFDQISEQAWLDALEASVPAKFLELNRKAFHLGRVE
- a CDS encoding MGDG synthase family glycosyltransferase, which codes for MKILLLSVTAGYGHYATAKALADLFEQKGAEVEIVDVYEYISKMIQQALAKGYLLSSKYTPELYRLFYDKTSQTKEKLNKMNIVKLVNTLGAFRFESFVENFEPDAIVCTHVLAAHLVSQMKQRGMVTAPSIGIATDYCIHPYWEDVLYMDGLVIASELITQSAVKRGIPEQRLLPFGIPVHPKFNQHIQKTEARRQLGLDAERPVLLVMSGSMGYGDCAETVQHITNAGVDFQILAVCGNNKKAYQHLQNFLDDYTGVCSIRVMGFVDNVDVLMSAADCIITKPGGLTVTEAIAKGLPMILANPIPGQEERNVEFLLNNGMAMLVTKTFPLDEVLYYLLNNPVRVQTMQDTIRALGHPDASERLVEYVMDLVRKRQRAVFSLSRVKNGTIDET
- a CDS encoding YerC/YecD family TrpR-related protein, producing the protein MARLDHKKPSMALYENILKLKNVDECRQFFEDLCTVSEARAMEQRFDVAVLLTEGKIYNEILGCTGASSATISRVSRMLSGGTGVLRSMTEQIAKEDEDK
- a CDS encoding class I adenylate-forming enzyme family protein, with product MPITDLLEKNSKLYGNDVALVELNPEIKEIRRVTWKEFDLMEPTPASDYRREITWHVFDEKANRFANLLLSRGIKKGDKVAILLMNCLEWLPIYFGILKTGALAVPFNFRYDTDEIKYCAELAEVNAIVFGNHFIGRLEPIADELGRNRLMFYLGEGGCPSWAEDYTHLAANCSSQAPLIDITDEDDAAIYFSSGTTGFPKAILHNHESLMHAARVEQHHHGQTKEDVFLCIPPLYHTGAKMHWFGSLISGGKAVLLKGTKPKYILEAVSKEHCSIVWLLVPWAQDILDALDRGDLKLSDYELDQWRLMHIGAQPVPPSLIRRWKAYFPKHQYDTNYGLSESIGPGCVHLGVENIDKVGAIGVPGFGWKAKIVDEDGKEVQQGEVGELCVKGPGVMTCYYRNEEATAETLKDGWLFTGDMARQDEDGFYFLVDRKKDVIISGGENIYPVQIEDFLRAHPAIKDVAVIGMPDQRLGEITAAIIEVKEGFACSEEEIRDYCMKLPRYKRPVKIIFADIPRNPTGKIEKPKLRQMYSVEQLVARENEG
- the iorA gene encoding indolepyruvate ferredoxin oxidoreductase subunit alpha, which codes for MKQLMLGNKAVARGLYEAGCAVVSSYPGTPSTEVTEEAAKYDEMYCEWAPNEKVAMEVAFGACLAGKRSFCGMKHVGLNVAADPLFTVSYTGVNAGMVIVVADDAGMHSSQNEQDSRHHAIASKIPMLEPSDSAEARAFTMRAFELSEQFDTPVIIKMCTRVAHSQSIVEPGERVEPPVKPYEKNIGKYVMMPGNAKKRHPIVEQRTRDLIAFAENCEFNRVEWGDTSIGIIASSTCYQYAKEVFGEKASILKLGMINPLPEKLILDFAAKVDKLVVIEELDPIIENHCKQLGLTVTGKDVLPIEDEFSQNLIAEKLGMSVPEGKKLDETMPARPPVMCAGCPHRGMFYTLSKNKCTVLGDIGCYTLGAVAPLNAIEMTLCMGASISSIHGFNKALGEESEGKTVAVIGDSTFMHSGMTGLANIAYNQSNSTVIILDNSITGMTGHQQNPTTGYNIKGDPAGKIDLESLCRAMGFARIRVVDPYDLKQCDTVLKEELAAQEPSVIISRRPCALLKYVKHNPPLKVDNDACRGCRSCMKLGCPAISIKNGKAVVDATLCVGCGVCQQMCAFDALKA